A single window of Dermacentor albipictus isolate Rhodes 1998 colony chromosome 1, USDA_Dalb.pri_finalv2, whole genome shotgun sequence DNA harbors:
- the LOC139059343 gene encoding uncharacterized protein, producing MEAVFEFVALRNQPGIQTMATIFFTFHSLFLMGQMFAIMGSTDIMMHLKLASIDTSILEICLVLVPRMLMLFATIVVDLLLVIGIEDDSQWAMKLFVRWTALDVLVDSLICISVVVLKSNRLNVKILLGLLGAYTTFLVAKGVCAYRVRKYARTRLAGSSPKVEEEHEEHHGEEMEATTSFIKSVPASDSTATSPSEPLHRRSVKGREPEPEGSVDFDDVH from the exons ATGGAGGCGGTGTTCGAGTTCGTGGCTCTCAGAAACCAGCCCGGTATTCAAACGATGGCCACCATCTTTTTC ACTTTCCATAGCCTGTTCCTTATGGGACAGATGTTTGCCATCATGGGCAGTACAGACATCATGATGCACTTGAAGTTGGCCTCCATCGACACGTCAATTCTAG AGATTTGCTTGGTGCTCGTGCCGCGAATGCTGATGCTGTTCGCCACCATCGTCGTGGACCTGCTGCTCGTTATCGGCATTGAAGAC GATTCGCAATGGGCGATGAAGCTCTTCGTCAGATGGACAGCGTTAGATGTCCTCGTGGACTCCCTCATCTGCATAAGCGTCGTTGTGCTCAAGAGCAATCGACTCAAT GTTAAAATACTTCTCGGCCTGCTCGGAGCCTATACCACTTTCCTGGTTGCAAAG GGAGTCTGCGCCTACCGGGTCCGCAAGTACGCTCGAACAAGATTAGCGGGATCGTCGCCGAAGGTAGAAGAAGAGCATGAGGAACACCATGGCGAGGAGATGGAAGCGACGACCAGCTTCATCAAAAGCGTCCCTGCATCCGACTCCACGGCCACGTCGCCGTCAGAGCCACTGCACCGTCGGTCTGTCAAGGGACGCGAACCCGAGCCTGAAGGCTCCGTAGATTTTGACGACGTGCACTGA